In the Populus trichocarpa isolate Nisqually-1 chromosome 8, P.trichocarpa_v4.1, whole genome shotgun sequence genome, TGAAATTGCGTGCGATGCTTCGATCCTTATTTTGCATGAACAACTATTCAATATACTCGGAAATGTTAGTTCTCTCTCTGGGGCTCACTTAAATTGAGATTAatataaagaaacaagaaatgtTTATCATCTGTGGGTTAATTACTTTACTAATTACATGCCAGGTAGCAGTTACTTTTAACCTAGCAATTTCCTTGTCAATTTCTCAACCACCCAGTTGTaacatagaaaaagaagaagaagaggaagaagatcgCCCTTTCTTCAACTAAACCTGGCTCTTCTTTGACTTGCCTGCCTTCTGACTTCAATGTCCACAATAATCTCACCCAAAAAGCCAAGCACGCACATAAAGGgaagcaaagagaaaaaggagAATAGAGAACAAATCGCGGTTGATACCAAACAAGTCTGATCAATTCTACAATACTATCAGAAAACTGCAGACAGGCTATACGTGAAGGGGGTTCAAGAAAGGCATGGAGGAATGCTACTCGTTAGTGTTAGAAGACTGAAGTCATATGTAGGCTATAACAGCAAGATTTGTATTTCATACTTTATGTACCAGCTATCCAATTGAGGAACTAAAGATATTATCAGTAAAAGGTATAGGAGGAGTCTAATTGTCAACTGCATTGAAGATGTTGAGGAGAGCGAGGAATAGATTGATAATATCCAGATAGAGGTTGATTGCTGCTGAGATGTACTCGTCATAGCTGAAACGCTTGATCAAGTTGCCAGTGTCATAAACGATGAAACCAGAGAATACGATCGCTCCCAAGCAACCATATATCATCAGTGACCACTTTCCAAGAGGGAAAAGGAACTGCATTGCAATGTATTCGTTTAAAGGcaacaagagaaaaacaaaagagacaCAGGAGATCAAGGTTATAAATGCAAAAGCCCTGAATGCATACCTGAATCAACCCAAAAACAATAAGGACTAAGACAGCACTAAATAAAAAGGGTCCGAGGAAGCTGAAATCTTGGCCTCTTTTCGCAGCCCAGAAGGTATAGAGAGTTAGACCAACAACCACAACACTTGTCAGAATTGCTGCCTCCAAAACAATCCTACCTGTTAATAACAAACTCatgaaaaaaccattaattatttgcttttaacttaatataattgttattaagCACCTTGACCAGACACTTGCCATGGACCATCAAATATAAAAAGCATGGGTCAGCAATTGTTCgcaattttcagaattttttccGTAGTAGCAACTCTATACCTGACCGTTTTGGAGTCAAAATTTAAGGCCATGAGAAATTAGCAATCCTTAATGATCTAATGCTTTCAATGTGACAGATAGAGAGGCCAGTCAGCACTCAGATAACAGATATCAAAGTTTTTAAGCATTACCATTAGTTATGTCGGGAGACATTGGTGTCCAACCTGTACCCATTTAGACTGCTCTTCGTCATCGTCTCTTATATTTTGGCAAATAGCTAGCTAggtatttgatatatatatatatctcacaTTGCCGCAAGAAtatagggggggggggggggggggaattaaCACAACAAAGCAACTATTTTCAAAGATAATCTGTTGCCTGGAAAAATCATCTTGCAGTCAGTCCTGGGATAGAGGTTGCTACTACTTATATATGCACTCATGCTCCCTAGATATGTCAAACTCCTTTCAACCATGCATGCATTGCTTCACTATTACCGTGAATTAACAAACTTTCTAAAAATCCAACATACACAAATACAATGCCCTTAAACATCCATTTAATCTTCCATTGATAAATAGgggaaatcatgaaaaaaaatttaattaataagcaAGCACACAAATATTCTGAATATAGCATGACTAACACATTCGACTGTGGCAATTGTAATACATGCAGCATCCTGATTCTACATTTATGATTCTCTGATTCTTGCCACAAACAGCAGGAGCAGACACACCCTGAACGTCCAATagcttgataaaaataaaatatagaaccAAAATCAAAGCATAAGGATCTAATTAAGATAATAACTCCAACGAGCACAGAAACAAAATCACAGACCCCTATGTTGGGGAtcgaaatggaaatggaaaaggatcaaagaaaatcaataacaaCAATGTGAAAAACTCGAAAAAACCGATCCTAACTTCCAATGTGCCTACCTGTATCGACGAGACACGCAgag is a window encoding:
- the LOC7467504 gene encoding protein LIFEGUARD 2, encoding MESNNKKGFDMEAGISNQLYPMMQEPPQLRWAFIRKVYIILAMQLLLTVGVAATVVFVPPIPRFILHTTPGLAIYIVSLILTLILLWPLHVYSKRHPWNYFFMALFTICIAFAVGLSCALTKGRIVLEAAILTSVVVVGLTLYTFWAAKRGQDFSFLGPFLFSAVLVLIVFGLIQFLFPLGKWSLMIYGCLGAIVFSGFIVYDTGNLIKRFSYDEYISAAINLYLDIINLFLALLNIFNAVDN